A DNA window from Nerophis lumbriciformis linkage group LG33, RoL_Nlum_v2.1, whole genome shotgun sequence contains the following coding sequences:
- the LOC133575684 gene encoding uncharacterized protein isoform X1: protein MCERTIAKYEEELCPTKEEKERQHQLLDAVFKKHQVVLHRTDVQQPPHIKEEEEDTHPPHIKKEEENPHPPHIKEEEEDPQPPHIKEEEEDPQPPHIKEEDEEVWITQEGECLLGQEEDDVSKFPLTVVSVKTEEHEDKPPESSQLHHSPNVCEEQLLPEKQESSFRMVKEDPSKRKTRRHRPSGVSFSSLTQTLPCKKEEEDSLTPHIKEEEEEHSISQEGEPIEGLVEFPVTGVPVKSEDDEVKGEDDEVKGESEEKREAEPPSSSSTQHMTTEADGDHCGGSQADKLLAPLSDSEDTTSHSPDTDDEDSKDDKTCHTDNTHFKCSHCDNTFKNHSHLKRHMRRHTGDKPFSCSICGLSFTRKDNMKDHTRTHEGEKPFPCSLCDSRYARSRDLKKHLKRHTGGNRFKCSVCNSSFVQGEHLKTHMRTHTGEKPFTCSLCSKGFAQSQNLKAHMRTHTGEKPFSCSTCGKGFTHSQSLKEHMTIHSGEKPFSCSICGEDFVRRQSVKVHMRTHTGEKAFSCSICGKGFTESQNVKRHMRTHTGEKSHSCSICNKRFCERSNLIRHMKRHTGEKVLSCSVCGERLSSKYQCKKHKCAGENSSSK from the exons atgtgcgaaagaacgatagcaaagtatgaggaggaactttgtccaacaaaagaggagaaggagcgacaacatcaactactggacgctgttttcaagaaacatcaagttgtgttacacagaacag acgtccagcagccccctcacattaaagaggaagaggaggatacaCATCCCCctcacattaaaaaggaagaggagaatCCACacccccctcacattaaagaggaagaggaggatccacagcctccccacattaaagaggaagaagaggatccacagcctccccacattaaagaggaagatgaggaagtgtggatcactcaggagggagagtgtcttctagggcaggaggaggatgatgtcagcaagtttccactgactgttgtctctgtgaagactgaagagcatgaagacaaaccacctgagtcctcacagcttcatcacagtccaa acgtctgtgaagaacaacttctgcctgaaaaacaggagAGTAGCTTCAGGATGGTGAAGGAGGATCCATCAAAGAGGAAGACCAGGCGCCACAGACCCTCTGGtgtctccttttcctctttgacacagaccctgccctgtaaaaaggaagaggaagactcactgacgccccacattaaagaggaagaggaggaacacagcatcagtcaggagggagagcctattgaaggactggtggagttcccagtgactggtgtccctgtgaagagtgaagatgatgaggtcaagggtgaagatgatgaggtcaaaggtgaaagtgaggagaagagagaggcggagcctccaagcagcagctcaacacaacacatgacaacagaagctgatggagaccactgtggaggatcacaagcagacaagctcttagctccactatcagatagtgaggacacaacgtcacactctcctgacactgatgatgaagactctaaagatgataagacatgtcacactgacaacactcacttcaaatgttctcactgcGACAACACATTTAAGAACCATAGTcatctgaaaagacacatgagaagacacactggagataaacctttttcttgttcaatctgtggcttATCCTTTACAAGGAAGGACAATATGAAAGATCACACAAGAACACACgaaggagaaaaaccttttccgTGTTCTTTGTGTGATTCAAGGTATGCACGAAGTCGAGATTTGAAAAAACACCTGAAAAGACACACTGGGGGAAACCGTTTTAAGTGTTCTGTGTGTAATTCAAGTTTTGTCCAAGGTGAacatttgaaaacacacatgagaacacacacaggagaaaaaccttttacctgttcactctgtagtaaaggttttgcacaaagtcaaaatttgaaagcacacatgagaacacacactggggaaaaacctttttcctgttcaacctgtggtaaaggttttacacacagTCAGAGTTTGAAAGAACACATGACAATACAcagtggagaaaaacctttttcctgttcaatttGTGGTGAAGATTTTGTTCGTCGACAGTCtgtaaaagtacacatgagaacgcacactggtgaaaaagctttttcctgttcaatctgtggtaaaggttttacagaaAGTCAGAatgtgaaaagacacatgagaacacacactggtgaaaaatcaCACTCGTGTTCAATCTgcaacaaaagattttgtgaacgATCAAACCTCATAAGACACATGAaaagacacacaggagagaaagtgttgagttgcagtgtgtgtggtgaaagattgtcttctaagtaccagtgtaagaaacacaagtgtgctggtgagaacagcagcagcaaatga
- the LOC133575684 gene encoding uncharacterized protein isoform X3 produces MCERTIAKYEEELCPTKEEKEPQHQLLDVYYKKHHQVVLHRTDVCEEQLLPEKQESSFRMVKEDPSKRKTRRHRPSGVSFSSLTQTLPCKKEEEDSLTPHIKEEEEEHSISQEGEPIEGLVEFPVTGVPVKSEDDEVKGEDDEVKGESEEKREAEPPSSSSTQHMTTEADGDHCGGSQADKLLAPLSDSEDTTSHSPDTDDEDSKDDKTCHTDNTHFKCSHCDNTFKNHSHLKRHMRRHTGDKPFSCSICGLSFTRKDNMKDHTRTHEGEKPFPCSLCDSRYARSRDLKKHLKRHTGGNRFKCSVCNSSFVQGEHLKTHMRTHTGEKPFTCSLCSKGFAQSQNLKAHMRTHTGEKPFSCSTCGKGFTHSQSLKEHMTIHSGEKPFSCSICGEDFVRRQSVKVHMRTHTGEKAFSCSICGKGFTESQNVKRHMRTHTGEKSHSCSICNKRFCERSNLIRHMKRHTGEKVLSCSVCGERLSSKYQCKKHKCAGENSSSK; encoded by the exons atgtgcgaaagaacgatagcaaagtatgaggaggaactttgtccaacaaaagaggagaaggagccacaacatcaactactggatgTTTATTATAAGAAAcatcatcaagttgtgttacacagaacag acgtctgtgaagaacaacttctgcctgaaaaacaggagAGTAGCTTCAGGATGGTGAAGGAGGATCCATCAAAGAGGAAGACCAGGCGCCACAGACCCTCTGGtgtctccttttcctctttgacacagaccctgccctgtaaaaaggaagaggaagactcactgacgccccacattaaagaggaagaggaggaacacagcatcagtcaggagggagagcctattgaaggactggtggagttcccagtgactggtgtccctgtgaagagtgaagatgatgaggtcaagggtgaagatgatgaggtcaaaggtgaaagtgaggagaagagagaggcggagcctccaagcagcagctcaacacaacacatgacaacagaagctgatggagaccactgtggaggatcacaagcagacaagctcttagctccactatcagatagtgaggacacaacgtcacactctcctgacactgatgatgaagactctaaagatgataagacatgtcacactgacaacactcacttcaaatgttctcactgcGACAACACATTTAAGAACCATAGTcatctgaaaagacacatgagaagacacactggagataaacctttttcttgttcaatctgtggcttATCCTTTACAAGGAAGGACAATATGAAAGATCACACAAGAACACACgaaggagaaaaaccttttccgTGTTCTTTGTGTGATTCAAGGTATGCACGAAGTCGAGATTTGAAAAAACACCTGAAAAGACACACTGGGGGAAACCGTTTTAAGTGTTCTGTGTGTAATTCAAGTTTTGTCCAAGGTGAacatttgaaaacacacatgagaacacacacaggagaaaaaccttttacctgttcactctgtagtaaaggttttgcacaaagtcaaaatttgaaagcacacatgagaacacacactggggaaaaacctttttcctgttcaacctgtggtaaaggttttacacacagTCAGAGTTTGAAAGAACACATGACAATACAcagtggagaaaaacctttttcctgttcaatttGTGGTGAAGATTTTGTTCGTCGACAGTCtgtaaaagtacacatgagaacgcacactggtgaaaaagctttttcctgttcaatctgtggtaaaggttttacagaaAGTCAGAatgtgaaaagacacatgagaacacacactggtgaaaaatcaCACTCGTGTTCAATCTgcaacaaaagattttgtgaacgATCAAACCTCATAAGACACATGAaaagacacacaggagagaaagtgttgagttgcagtgtgtgtggtgaaagattgtcttctaagtaccagtgtaagaaacacaagtgtgctggtgagaacagcagcagcaaatga
- the LOC133575695 gene encoding uncharacterized protein isoform X4, with protein sequence MSTLHMLRALVDQRLTAAAEEIFAVLERTIAEYEAELARTKEENNRLLDAVFKKHQVVLHGTDVQQVSAESQEEIPSKQQEWSSSVGQKEPHIKEEEEELWEQLQRLEEANEEDEAQSLQLHHSQSEENRGAELVSQHITEADGEHCEDIKSEPDSIFAPLSDMDHMMSDSSDHSDHIQKPLESKNDSQGDTRHHTNNKHFDCSECGKSFRRKTNFREHMRTHTGEKPFTCSVCKKSFSRKLDMTRHMRTHTGEKPFACSACAKRFNTKYEIMLHMRTHTGEKPFTCSVCNKCFSRNNHMTTHMRTHTGEKPFSCTVCEKTFRFKQQVSKHKCVTVMEAAGI encoded by the exons atgtctacattacacatgttgagagcgttggtggatcagcgactaactgctgccgcTGAAGAAATATTTGcagtgttagaaagaacgatagcggaatacgaggcggaacttgctagaacaaaagaggagaacaatcgactactggacgctgttttcaagaaacatcaagttgtgttacacggcacag acgtccagcaggtgTCAGCAGAGAGTCAAGAAGAGATTCCCTCCAAGCAGCAGGAGTGGAgctccagtgtgggacagaaggagccacacattaaagaggaagaggaggaactgtgGGAGCAGCTTCAAAGGTTGGAGGAGGCTAATGAGGAAGATGaggctcagtccttacagcttcatcacagtcaaagtgaggagaacagaggggcggagcttgtaagtcaacacatcacagaagctgatggagagcattgtgaagatataaagtcagaaccagacagcatctttgctccactgtcagacatggaccacatgatgtcagactcttctgatcacagtgaccacatccaaaaacctttggagagtaaaaatgactctcaaggtgatacgagacatcacactaacaacaaacactttgactgctctgaatgtgggaaatcatttagacggAAGACCAATTTCagagaacacatgagaacacacactggagagaaaccttttacttgctcggtttgtaagaagagtttctccagaaagcttgacatgaccagacacatgagaacacacactggggagaaaccttttgcttgctcagcttgtgctaaacgaTTCAACACTAAGTATGAAATTatgttacacatgagaacacacactggagagaaaccttttacttgctccgtttgtaaCAAGTGTTTCTCCAGAAATaatcacatgaccacacacatgagaacgcacactggagagaaaccgtttagttgcactgtgtgtgagaAGACGTTCAGGTTCAAGCAgcaggtcagtaaacacaagtgtgtaacagtcatggaagctgcagggatttaa
- the LOC133575684 gene encoding uncharacterized protein isoform X2 gives MCERTIAKYEEELCPTKEEKERQHQLLDAVFKKHQVVLHRTDVQQPPHIKEEEEDTHPPHIKKEEENPHPPHIKEEEEDPQPPHIKEEEEDPQPPHIKEEDEEVWITQEGECLLGQEEDDVSKFPLTVVSVKTEEHEDKPPESSQLHHSPNVCEEQLLPEKQECSFRMVKEDPSKRKTRRHRPSGVSFSSLTQTLPCKKEEEDSLNPHIKKEEEEYNISQEGEHIEGLVEFPVTGVPVKSEDDEVKGESEEKREAEPPSSSSTQHMTTEADGDHCGGSQADKLLAPLSDSEDTTSHSPDTDDEDSKDDKTCHTDNTHFKCSHCDKTFKKHCYLKRHMRIHTKENPFSCSICGLSFTRKENMIEHTRTHTREKPFCCSICGLSFTRKQTMKDHTRTHKGEKPFSCSVCDSRYKRSQDLKRHLKRHTGENRFKCSVCNSIFVQGENLKRHMRTHTGEKPFSCSICGLSFTRKDSLNDHTRTHTGEITFSCSVCDSSFARSRNLKRHMRTHTGKKVLSCSVCDERFSHEYQLNKHNCAGESSSSKIEKRSADLHQAKSPSSKASFKRKLNPNDDQDQHQNLITCSLSHF, from the exons atgtgcgaaagaacgatagcaaagtatgaggaggaactttgtccaacaaaagaggagaaggagcgacaacatcaactactggacgctgttttcaagaaacatcaagttgtgttacacagaacag acgtccagcagccccctcacattaaagaggaagaggaggatacaCATCCCCctcacattaaaaaggaagaggagaatCCACacccccctcacattaaagaggaagaggaggatccacagcctccccacattaaagaggaagaagaggatccacagcctccccacattaaagaggaagatgaggaagtgtggatcactcaggagggagagtgtcttctagggcaggaggaggatgatgtcagcaagtttccactgactgttgtctctgtgaagactgaagagcatgaagacaaaccacctgagtcctcacagcttcatcacagtccaa acgtctgcgaagaacaacttctgcctgaaaaacaggagTGTAGCTTCAGGATGGTGAAGGAGGATCCATCAAAGAGGAAGACCAGGCGCCACAGACCCTCTGGCGTCTCTttttcctctttgacacagaccctgccctgtaaaaaggaagaggaagactcactgaacccccacattaaaaaggaagaggaggaatacaacatcagtcaggagggagagcatattgaaggactggtagagttcccagtgactggtgtccctgtgaagagtgaagatgatgaggtcaaaggtgaaagtgaggagaagagagaggcggagcctccaagcagcagctcaacacaacacatgacaacagaagctgatggagaccactgtggaggatcacaagcagacaagctcttagctccactatcagatagtgaggacacaacgtcacactctcctgacactgatgatgaagactctaaagatgataagacatgtcacactgacaacactcacttcaaatgttctcactgtgacaaaacctttaaaaaacattgttatctgaaaagacacatgagaatacacacgaaAGAGaaccctttttcatgttcaatctgtggcTTATCTTTTACAAGGAAGGAAAATATGATAGagcacacaagaacacacactcgAGAAAAACCTTTTTGTTGTTCAATCTGTGGCTTATCTTTTACAAGGAAGCAAACCATGAAAGAtcacacaagaacacacaaaggggaaaaacctttttcatgttctgtGTGTGATTCAAGGTATAAACGAAGTCAAGATTTGAAACGACACCTGAAAAGACACACCGGGGAAAACCGTTTTAAGTGTTCTGTGTGTAATTCAATTTTTGTCCAAGGTGaaaatttgaaaagacacatgagaacacacacaggagaaaaacctttttcttgttcaatctgtggcttATCTTTTACAAGGAAGGATAGTTTGAATGATcacacgagaacacacactggagaaatcaCTTTTTCCTGTTCAGTGTGTGATTCGAGTTTTGCACGAAGTCgaaatttgaaaagacacatgagaacacacactgggaaaaaagtgttgagttgcagtgtgtgtgatgaAAGATTCTCTCATGAGTACCAACTTAACAAACACAACTGTGCTGGTGAGAGCAGCAGCAGTAAAATAGAAAAGCGCTCCGCAGACCTCCACCAGGCCAAATCTCCCAGTAGTAAAGCATCCTTCAAAAGAAAGCTGAATCCAAATGATGATCAGGATCAACaccaaaatctaatcacttgttccttatcccatttctga